The Halorubrum salinarum genome segment CGATCAGGTCGCGATTTCGAACCGAGCGCCGGCGCCCGGGTCTTCGGTGACGCGGACCTCCCAGCCGTGCGCGTCGACGATCCGCTCGACGATCGCCAGCCCGAACCCGCTGCCGTCCTCCCGGGTCGTGTGTCCCTTCTCGAAGATCAGGTCGCGCTCCTCGGGCGGGATCCCCGGGCCGTCGTCCTCGATGAACACGCCGCCGCCGTCCGGCAGGACGCCGGCCGTGAGCGTGACTCCGCTGCCGCCGTGTTCGACGGCGTTCCGGATGATGTTCTCGAACGCCTGCGTGACCCGCGCGGGGTCGCACGCCAGCGTGACGCTGTCGGTCACCCGCAGCGAACTCTCCGGCGCCCGGACGTTCTCGTAGCTCTTCTCGACGATCTCCCGAAACGGAACGTCGCGCCGCTCGCCGAGCGTGCGGCCCTCCTTCGCGAGCGTCAGCAGCTCGTCGATGAGCGTGTCCATGCGGCCGACGGCGTCGAGGGCCGTGTCGATCCCGTCGTCCTCGATGTCCGACGCCGCGAGGCTGAGGTTCCCGGCCGCCACGTTCAGCGGGTTCCGGAGGTCGTGTGACACGGTCGCCGTGAACTCCTCCAACTGGTCGACAGTCTCGGTCAGCTCCCGGTCGTACAGCTTCCGGTCGGTGATGTCGCGCGTCAGCCCGACGAGCGAGGCGACCGCGCCGTCCTCGTCGGTGATCGGCTTACACCGCGACTCGACCCAGAGCCGCACCGAGTCGGACTTCTCGACGCGGTACTCGACCACCTGCGGCGTCCCCGCCGAGGCCGACTCCATCGCCTGCCGAACGCGGGCGACGTCGTCGCCGTGGATCTTGTCTAAGAACGTCGTCGGGTCGTCCCGGATCTCCGCCGCCGGCTGCCCGAATATCGCCTCGTGGCCGTCGTTGATGAACCGGAGCTCGTCCCACGTCGGCGAGAACACCCACCACACCTGGTCGGTCACGGCGGCGATCTCGCGGAGCCGCCTGTTCGTCCGGTCGCGCTCGCGCTGGGCCCGCCGGTGTTCGACGTAGGTGACGATCTTCCGCGCCAGCAGCGGCGCCTGGTTCTCGACGGCGTCCTGGATCACGTAGTCGGTGACGCCGGCCTCGATGCTCTCGCTCGCGACCGTCTCGGTCCCGGTGTTCGTGAAAAGCAGGAAGGGGAGGTCCGGCCGGTCCTCGCGGACCGACCGCAGGAACTCGACGCCGGTCACCTCCGGCATGTGGTGGTCGCAGAGCACGCAGTCGATCGCCCGTTCCGCCAGCAGCCGCTCCCCCTCGGCCGCTGAGTCCGCGGTCTCGATCCGGAGCCGGTCGCTCTCCGCCCGCAGCTGCCGCGAGACCAGCTCCCGGAGCTGATCGTCGTCGTTGACGTACAGCAGGTCAACGGGCCGTTCGCTCCTCATACCGCCGAGAACGACGCCTGACGCATAGGCGTTACCTCCCGACAATCACTTTTGATACCGCGCGGTCGGCGGCGCCGGGCGGCGGACCGGTCGTCGCCCGGGGGCGGCGCTCAGTCGTCCGCGACGGCGGGGGCCGCGCGCCGCTCGCGGGCGGGGTCGGCCGACTCCGGCGTCGGCGTCCACTCCAGCCCGCCGTCGTAGTGGAAGGCGCGGTGGTCGCGCGTCGGGTCGACGACCGTCAGCGAGAGCCAGCCGTTGTCCAAGAGCCCGGCCACCGACTCGTTGTCGGCCAGGACCTCGGTCACGCGGTCGACCGGCGCGTGGACGACCGTCGAGAGCCGGAGGGGCAGGTGGTACGGCTCGTCGGCGGCGGCCATGACCGACTGGAGCGGCAGGCCGGTCATCAGGTCGCCGCCGTTGCCCTGGTAGACGCCGACGTTCCCGACGGGGTTGTGCGTCACCTTCGACCCGCTGCCGTACGCCGCGTTGTCGACCGTCGAGAAGTAGTACTGCGCGTTGATCCACTGGGTGACGACCATCGGTCCGGTGAGGATCGCTTCGAGAGCGTCGCCGTCCGCGTCGGTCGCCCAGTCGTACGAGTGGAGGAAGGCGCGGCCGTCGAGGTCGAGCCCGTCCGTCAGATCGCGGGGCCCGACGACGAAGCCGGCGTTGCCGGCCAGCCCCCACTCGGGGCGCGTCTCGGCCCAGTCGCCGGCGCGGCGCTCGGTCTCCCGGACGCCCGTCCCCTCGGCGGCCCCGCCGGTGCGCTCGTCGGCGGCGCGCTCGCGGGCGGCGTCGAGGTCCGCGCGCAGCCGTTCGAGGTCGTCGGCGTGCGAGTCCGGCACGTCGCGGTCGTACAGCGTCACCTCGTCGGTCGTCGTGTTGTGTTCGGCGGCGAGGAAGACGGTGTCGTCGGGCACGTCGATCCCGCGCTCGCGTAATCCGTCCCTGACCTCGGGGTCGTTACAGATCGCGGCGAGCACGCGGGCGCTCGGGCCGCCCGGGTTGCCGGCGCAGGCGCCGCAGTCGAGGCTGGAGTCGTAGGGGTTGTTCGCCGTCTCGGCCGCGTGGCCCGTGAAGACGACCAGGCGGCCGAACGACTCCCACCCCATCAGCTCGAACGCGGTCGCGGCGTACTCGACCCGCTCGTCGCGAGACAGCCCCGTCGGGAGCCCCTCGCCGGCGTCGTCGTGTCCGTGGACGCCGGGCTCGCAGAACTCGTGGTCGCCCGGCACCGCGTCGTCGGCGCCGCCGAGCAGGTCGCGCACCCGGCCGGGGACGAGCGTGCGCGCGGCGAGCGCGAGCCCGTACCCGCTTCCGGCGCCCTCGACGAAGCTGAACGCGGTGGCGGGGTTCGACCGCACCGTCTCGATCACCTCGCCGGCGGCCTCACGGAGGCCGCCCCAGCGGTCGCGGCTCCTGCGCGCGGCGCCGTCCGTCGGGACCTCCTCGACGCGGTGCTGCGGGTCGAGGATCGGCGGACAGGCGTCGACGGACACGTCGGCGTCGTAGCCGCTGTACTCCATCGGGACGCCGAAGAAGCCGGCGTACCCGTGCGTCTCGTAGTCGCCGGTCGCCTCGACGTGCCGGCGGATCACCTCCGAGCGCGTGTCGATACAGAAGACCAGCTGGGCGTCCGGGCGACCCGACGCGCCGCCGTCGGCGCGCGCCCCGCGCTCCTCCCCGCGGGCCTCGCTCTCGGCGGCGACGCGCTCGACGAGCCCGTCGCGGTACGTCGCCTCCCACGCGCTCAGGAACGCGTCGGCGATCTCGTCGCTCGGCTCGACCGCCGGCCCGTCGGTCTCGGGCGGCGAGAGGTCGACCCCGAGGGCGTCCGCCAGCGCGAGCCGCGCCGCGAGGTACCCCGTCAGCGTGATCGGGTACGCGGACTGCCACGCGCCGCCGTCGTCGGCGCGCCGCTTGAGCAGGCCGGTCCACCCGGGGAGCGCGGCGAACTGCGCCTCGAAGACGGCCGCCCACCGCTCGCGGGGATACGGCGCCAGCGCGGCCTCGATCGCCTCGGTCGGCGACGCCGGCAGGTCGGCGACGAGCCCGTCGTCGGGGATCTCGTCGTCGTGGCGGGCCACAGAGCGGAACGCGTCGTAGAACCCCGCCTCGCGGTTCGGCATCGCCCACTCGGCCTGCCCCTCGTCGAGGAACGCCGAGAGCCACTTCGTCAGCACGCGGTCGACGCGGTCGGCGCCCGCGTCCGAGCCGTCCGCCTCGCCGGCGCCGCTGGCTCCGTCCGCGTCCTCGGCGGCCGCCAGCCGCTCCAGCATGGCCTCGGGGTCCGCCTCGTACCCCCGGTCGGTCAGCTCCGCGTCGAGGCGCTCCGGGTCGATCCGCCCCTCGTCGAGGGCCGCCCGGAACGTCTCCGCGCGCGGGTAGCCGCGACCGCCGAGGAGGTCGGCCGCCTGGCTCACGGCCTCGTCGAACGGCAGGTCCTCGAAGCCGGCGAGGGGGTTCGCGGTCACGAACGAGTGGACCGGCCAGACCGAGCCCACCGCGGTCGCGGCCGCGTCGATCTCCGCTTCGATGTCGTCAGCGTCGTCGTCGGTACCGGTCTCAGTTGTCATTGTACTCCTCCGTGGCGGTCAGGACGGTGTTCGGGGCCGGTTGGCCCGCGTTCAGCAGCGCGACGTAGAGGCGCTCGCTCCGCTCGTGGACGCCGGTCTCGACCGCGACGTACGCCGCGAGGAAGGCGACGGCGACGACGGCGTGGAGCGCGGTCAGCTCGGTCGGCGCGGAGACGAGCGGGAGCCCGGAGAGGACCCCCGAGACGGCCCGGTACGCGAGCGCGTACACGCCGATGGCCGGGAGCGCGACGAGCGGGACCGCCGCGTAGCGGGCCGCCGTCGAGAGGGCGGTCTGCCGGACGGCGCTCCGGGCCGCGTGGAGCGTCGTGAGCGTCACGAACCCGGCGAGCAGCAGCCCGGTGTCGACGCTCGTCCCCTTCCCCGTCAGGAGCGCG includes the following:
- a CDS encoding sensor histidine kinase, yielding MRSERPVDLLYVNDDDQLRELVSRQLRAESDRLRIETADSAAEGERLLAERAIDCVLCDHHMPEVTGVEFLRSVREDRPDLPFLLFTNTGTETVASESIEAGVTDYVIQDAVENQAPLLARKIVTYVEHRRAQRERDRTNRRLREIAAVTDQVWWVFSPTWDELRFINDGHEAIFGQPAAEIRDDPTTFLDKIHGDDVARVRQAMESASAGTPQVVEYRVEKSDSVRLWVESRCKPITDEDGAVASLVGLTRDITDRKLYDRELTETVDQLEEFTATVSHDLRNPLNVAAGNLSLAASDIEDDGIDTALDAVGRMDTLIDELLTLAKEGRTLGERRDVPFREIVEKSYENVRAPESSLRVTDSVTLACDPARVTQAFENIIRNAVEHGGSGVTLTAGVLPDGGGVFIEDDGPGIPPEERDLIFEKGHTTREDGSGFGLAIVERIVDAHGWEVRVTEDPGAGARFEIAT
- a CDS encoding DUF2309 domain-containing protein translates to MTTETGTDDDADDIEAEIDAAATAVGSVWPVHSFVTANPLAGFEDLPFDEAVSQAADLLGGRGYPRAETFRAALDEGRIDPERLDAELTDRGYEADPEAMLERLAAAEDADGASGAGEADGSDAGADRVDRVLTKWLSAFLDEGQAEWAMPNREAGFYDAFRSVARHDDEIPDDGLVADLPASPTEAIEAALAPYPRERWAAVFEAQFAALPGWTGLLKRRADDGGAWQSAYPITLTGYLAARLALADALGVDLSPPETDGPAVEPSDEIADAFLSAWEATYRDGLVERVAAESEARGEERGARADGGASGRPDAQLVFCIDTRSEVIRRHVEATGDYETHGYAGFFGVPMEYSGYDADVSVDACPPILDPQHRVEEVPTDGAARRSRDRWGGLREAAGEVIETVRSNPATAFSFVEGAGSGYGLALAARTLVPGRVRDLLGGADDAVPGDHEFCEPGVHGHDDAGEGLPTGLSRDERVEYAATAFELMGWESFGRLVVFTGHAAETANNPYDSSLDCGACAGNPGGPSARVLAAICNDPEVRDGLRERGIDVPDDTVFLAAEHNTTTDEVTLYDRDVPDSHADDLERLRADLDAARERAADERTGGAAEGTGVRETERRAGDWAETRPEWGLAGNAGFVVGPRDLTDGLDLDGRAFLHSYDWATDADGDALEAILTGPMVVTQWINAQYYFSTVDNAAYGSGSKVTHNPVGNVGVYQGNGGDLMTGLPLQSVMAAADEPYHLPLRLSTVVHAPVDRVTEVLADNESVAGLLDNGWLSLTVVDPTRDHRAFHYDGGLEWTPTPESADPARERRAAPAVADD